The Streptococcus mitis region AAACTCATGGTCTCTCTCCAATTTTGTGATGTTACTATTATACCATTTTTGAGGGAATTTGAAAGACGAGAAATGTTCTTTTAGGCTTGGATAGCAAGAAAGACTGAATCGCAAATCCATCTTATTTAGCAGAACAAAAATTAGCTCACACTTGGAGCTAACTTCTATCGACTATTTTTATCCTCCATCTTCTCCCGTCCTAGTTCTCGGTAACTACGGTCGCCGACAACTTCTACGCTAAACTGGCCGTCCTCATATTCAAGAATCGTCACGCTACCATTATCTAAACCATGCGGATGCATACCATTAATCAGATAAACAATGGTTCCAATGGTCATTCCGTGGCTCACGACAAGAGCAGTGCCCCCGCCTTGTTCTTCCATTTCTTTAGCAATCGCTTCAAAACCTTCCTTGATGCGGCCACTGAGTTTTTCCCATCCTTCAGCCCAACCAGCTGTATCGACCTCTACCAAACCTTCAGCCAGTTCAGCATAAGATAATTGGTGAACGTGGTCCACATTAAAGATACGAGGAATAATGCCCATGAAAAGATCACCATCATAAGCTCCGTCAAAGCTACCAAAACACCATTCTCTGATACGCTTGTCCATGCGATAAGGGATTTTTCCCTGCAAGCCAAGTTCATCAAGGATGATACCCATTGTCTGAATGGTGCGACCAGAATCACTGGAATAAGCGCGCTCAAACTGTAGACCAGATTCTCGCAAACCGATTCCTAACTCTTGAATCCCTCGTTCACCTTCGGCTGTTAAGGGAGTATCGCTCCAACCTTGCGCGCGACCAATCGCATTAAACATAGTCCTACCATGACGTACCAAATACAATCGTACTTTTACCATTTTCCGTCCTCCGTTTGCTTCTATTATATCATGGATGATAAGACAAAAGCCACCCATACAGGCGACTTTTGCAGGAGATTATTATGAAAAAGTTTAGGAGTTCTATTAAATAAAGATATTAGATGAAAATCAAATTCAAACTAAATCAGTGTTATCTGTTTCAAATAATATTAGGAGGTCTTTATTTAATGATTATAGTATACACAGCTAACCTTAAATAGAACTTAAAATTTCTCCTATTTTCTTAATTTTTAAAACTATGAATTGGTGCTGGGATTTGTCCACCGCGAGAGATGAAATCAACAGACGAAGCTC contains the following coding sequences:
- a CDS encoding histidine phosphatase family protein encodes the protein MVKVRLYLVRHGRTMFNAIGRAQGWSDTPLTAEGERGIQELGIGLRESGLQFERAYSSDSGRTIQTMGIILDELGLQGKIPYRMDKRIREWCFGSFDGAYDGDLFMGIIPRIFNVDHVHQLSYAELAEGLVEVDTAGWAEGWEKLSGRIKEGFEAIAKEMEEQGGGTALVVSHGMTIGTIVYLINGMHPHGLDNGSVTILEYEDGQFSVEVVGDRSYRELGREKMEDKNSR